One Ranitomeya imitator isolate aRanImi1 chromosome 1, aRanImi1.pri, whole genome shotgun sequence DNA window includes the following coding sequences:
- the DEGS2 gene encoding sphingolipid delta(4)-desaturase/C4-monooxygenase DES2 isoform X1: MGNKVTRGDFEWVYTDQPHTERRKQILAKYPEIKSLMGPDHHLKWVVLAMVASQLLVCLLVRDLSWKWVFFWAYAFGGCVNHSLTLAIHDISHNVAFGNRQAKWNRWFAVVANLPIGMPYSASFKKYHIDHHRYLGGDHLDVDIPTDLEGWFFCTPVRKLLWLVLQPLFYVLRPLYVNPKPVSKMEVCNALVQFSADFLLYKALGLKPVVYLLAGSVFCLGFHPISGHFIAEHYMFMKGHETYSYYGCLNLITFNVGYHTEHHDFPSIPGSRLPLVRQIAPEYYDSLPQHQSWVRVLWDFIFHEEIGPYSRIKRECELANAG, encoded by the exons ATGGGCAACAAGGTGACTCGCGGAGACTTTGAGTGGGTGTACACGGATCAGCCTCACACCGAGCGCAGGAAACAGATTCTCG CCAAATATCCAGAAATCAAGTCTCTTATGGGACCGGACCATCATCTAAAATGGGTGGTATTGGCAATGGTGGCCTCTCAACTCCTGGTCTGTCTTCTAGTCAGAGACTTGTCCTGGAAGTGGGTTTTCTTCTGGGCGTATGCATTTGGCGGGTGCGTGAATCACTCATTGACGTTGGCCATCCATGACATCTCCCACAACGTGGCCTTCGGTAACCGGCAGGCAAAGTGGAACCGGTGGTTTGCAGTTGTTGCCAACTTACCAATTGGCATGCCGTACTCTGCGTCCTTTAAAAAATATCACATCGATCACCACCGCTATCTGGGAGGAGACCACCTGGATGTTGATATACCCACTGACTTGGAAGGATGGTTCTTCTGCACCCCGGTCCGGAAGCTCTTGTGGCTGGTCCTACAGCCGCTCTTCTACGTGCTACGGCCACTGTATGTGAACCCCAAGCCCGTCAGCAAGATGGAGGTCTGCAACGCCCTGGTCCAGTTCTCTGCTGACTTCTTACTGTACAAAGCGTTGGGCCTGAAGCCTGTGGTCTACCTGCTGGCCGGCTCCGTCTTCTGCCTGGGCTTTCACCCCATCTCCGGACACTTTATTGCAGAACATTACATGTTTATGAAAGGACACGAGACTTATTCCTACTACGGGTGTCTGAATTTAATCACCTTTAACGTCGGCTACCACACGGAGCACCACGACTTTCCTAGCATTCCTGGAAGCCGGCTGCCCCTG GTCCGGCAGATCGCTCCCGAGTATTATGACAGTCTCCCTCAGCACCAGTCTTGGGTCCGGGTTCTCTGGGATTTCATCTTCCATGAAGAAATTGGACCTTATTCAAGGATAAAAAGAGAATGCGAGCTCGCCAACGCCGGCTAG
- the DEGS2 gene encoding sphingolipid delta(4)-desaturase/C4-monooxygenase DES2 isoform X2, with protein MGPDHHLKWVVLAMVASQLLVCLLVRDLSWKWVFFWAYAFGGCVNHSLTLAIHDISHNVAFGNRQAKWNRWFAVVANLPIGMPYSASFKKYHIDHHRYLGGDHLDVDIPTDLEGWFFCTPVRKLLWLVLQPLFYVLRPLYVNPKPVSKMEVCNALVQFSADFLLYKALGLKPVVYLLAGSVFCLGFHPISGHFIAEHYMFMKGHETYSYYGCLNLITFNVGYHTEHHDFPSIPGSRLPLVRQIAPEYYDSLPQHQSWVRVLWDFIFHEEIGPYSRIKRECELANAG; from the exons ATGGGACCGGACCATCATCTAAAATGGGTGGTATTGGCAATGGTGGCCTCTCAACTCCTGGTCTGTCTTCTAGTCAGAGACTTGTCCTGGAAGTGGGTTTTCTTCTGGGCGTATGCATTTGGCGGGTGCGTGAATCACTCATTGACGTTGGCCATCCATGACATCTCCCACAACGTGGCCTTCGGTAACCGGCAGGCAAAGTGGAACCGGTGGTTTGCAGTTGTTGCCAACTTACCAATTGGCATGCCGTACTCTGCGTCCTTTAAAAAATATCACATCGATCACCACCGCTATCTGGGAGGAGACCACCTGGATGTTGATATACCCACTGACTTGGAAGGATGGTTCTTCTGCACCCCGGTCCGGAAGCTCTTGTGGCTGGTCCTACAGCCGCTCTTCTACGTGCTACGGCCACTGTATGTGAACCCCAAGCCCGTCAGCAAGATGGAGGTCTGCAACGCCCTGGTCCAGTTCTCTGCTGACTTCTTACTGTACAAAGCGTTGGGCCTGAAGCCTGTGGTCTACCTGCTGGCCGGCTCCGTCTTCTGCCTGGGCTTTCACCCCATCTCCGGACACTTTATTGCAGAACATTACATGTTTATGAAAGGACACGAGACTTATTCCTACTACGGGTGTCTGAATTTAATCACCTTTAACGTCGGCTACCACACGGAGCACCACGACTTTCCTAGCATTCCTGGAAGCCGGCTGCCCCTG GTCCGGCAGATCGCTCCCGAGTATTATGACAGTCTCCCTCAGCACCAGTCTTGGGTCCGGGTTCTCTGGGATTTCATCTTCCATGAAGAAATTGGACCTTATTCAAGGATAAAAAGAGAATGCGAGCTCGCCAACGCCGGCTAG